The Gigantopelta aegis isolate Gae_Host chromosome 9, Gae_host_genome, whole genome shotgun sequence genomic sequence ACGTGCATAGTTCAAAATACCGAGCCTGGTGATGCTTTGTCGTTACTTTAAGAATATACTCGTTGTCAAGTGCAGATATTTTCATGCAGCTGATGGGAATGATACTTTTGAGTTGTAACCCTTCGACATCGAGGTGATCGTCGGAGATGTTAGTGCGCAGACACAGTTGTCTGGGATCCACGTCATCCCAGTCTGGGAATAAACGTCTGGCGAGATACAGATAGTTCTGAGACATTGCCAGCCAAACAAGATTGACTGCCTCACCTCTTTGATCCATCTCTACAAACTGACCTTCCACGACAACATTTTCCTGTATGGTCTCCTTGTACTCGTCTTGCAGAAGCAACCTTTCCACAGGACCTTTCCCCATGTTTCAAAATAAAGAGAATAAACCTGGAAAACAAATAGATACTTGCTTTCAGCAAGTATAATACATAGTAGATAACCGATTATCTAACAGAAATCAAAGAGGCAATCGCCCAGTAAATTTCTGCAACAGCTAAACTTAGCTTTGGCGGGGATGGGTGAACAGTTGGCCCATTTTCCTCGAAAAATACGAAATGTCCATGTCaatttaaaagtgcattttcTTGTCTAGCAGGAGAAGACCCTTTATTACAATGCCCTAATTCGTTTTTACCCCCGCTCTTAGTTATTTTAGGGAAGGCACGACCTAGCTCGAGGTTCCTCTAGCTGTTCTGTTTATATTCTCACATATAATCAGAATAGGGCTAGGGGACCCTCGAGCGACAGACGTATCGGAGTATTTGGCGCCCCTATACTACGCCATTCATATTTTTGCGCCCGTCCCTACGCCTCCAAAACCAAAGTCGTAGCACCAACGTAAATGCAAAACGTATAAAATCTATCGCAAGTTAGATAAATAGAAGAAGGTAATCAGTTTTATGGATAAGCGGATGAACAtgttcccaggacagtgtgcttgaactttaatttgatatatataagcacggaaatatatatatggttatcggttgttgtttttttgaggTGGGGAGCCACCCGATAAAATATGGCTAAATCCACGTAACTATCCCCGTATGAACATCTTTAAATCTtcatatatatttcaattttgttttagtgAGGTCATATTTGGCTTCCCCATGAACATTTTTCGGTAACCACATTTTGAGGACGGATTACAAATCTTTTGGACCTTTAGAAAACATTTAGCCTCCATGTACCTCGCGAAAGTTCCGGCTAACTCCACCAGCGGGGCCAAATGCATGATGGCCGCCGGCGGCCATACTGAAATTCGAAAATCGTCATATCTCACTTAATATGTGAGTTAGAATCACAAATAAGATGCCTATTGCTATTACACAGAGGGTGCCTGATCTTATGGTGGTGTTATGTTTTGTAAGTTGAAAGCATCTTGAcattgaaatccaagatggccttTGTCCACcacattaataataagaaaacGTCAGAGCTCTTGAACTATTTGGGTTATGACAATATGTCATAAGTGAATAGTGTTTTTATACTGAAAAGTGGATGCACAAGCTATtggtgagatttttttttttgcaatttgagATCATCTTGGTCTTCAAATACAAGATAGCTGTTGTTCATGGTATTTAAAATGAGAACATGCTGCAGCCCTGCAGTTCATGTCAAAGGTGTTATGGGCATTTATAGTTTCATTAAAGATACGACAGTTAATATCAGATCCAGTCATGACCAGTACTATAATGCGATGACGATAACTGGGTTAATTATTTCGTTATAAAGTGACCACCGTATGTTTGGACCTTTCCTCTAGATATAAAACATGCAGAAATGACACGAGGTGTCTGTTTATGCATTAACATATGAGTATCCTTAGCGTTGATGTCTACTGAAATCAGTAATGCGGAGTTGTAAGTACGTGGTGAAAAGGATGTATCTGCTTCAGCCTGATGACACGCTGCAGTGATGGAACTTCTTTTACTGTCATAAAATAAGTGTACACCAAGAGCCGATAGAACATAAGATGAGTAGTCCAGTGTCCAGGGCAAGTTTCATGAGTGATGCCTTCTATAGCTGCTGAATTTTCAGGTTGTTATTAAACAAGAATACAAGTTTTGAATTCCTTGGCCAAGAGACAGGCGACTGTCCTATTCATTAAAACACAACATGGCTGAATGCGACAGTAACTCTGGTCTACTAGGTCATGGTAAAAAGTCTGCATTTGAGAAATATAGTGTAAGTATATGGAAAGTCGAGCTCAGCTATGTCACCTTTGATCTTCACTTCCTATCTTCACTGAATTAATGAATGcccttaaaacatttatatattgtgACTTGAAGAGCTGAAATCTTGCAGAAGCCCAGTCAAAAACGTGGTGTATCAGCAGAAGAGTAAAGGAACAATGAAGCTCCTATCAGATAgcgactctctctctctctctctctctctctctctctctctctctctctctctctctctctctctctctctctctctctctctctcggatAATATTGCCAGTTAGCTTACCatcattcttcttcttctgcgttcaagctatagttgatcacGCTTTAAATTTGGAGTAACCATCATTCAACTCTGCATACTAGGTCTAAATTATGACCAGTCATACCTTACAAACTTTTGTTCATTTAATTTTCACTTCCGGcgtacataaaattattttgaaatatattgcgcaattaaatgttttaatcagGTGCCATGCCTTCCATATTGGATTTCCATGTCAAAATGACCTCAAATtgcaaaaattaccaaacaaaAACGAAATTACAAATCCCCTGTTTGGTGTAAATATATACTTCATTTATTAGTCTAACCCAGTTAATTTAAGGGCTCCAGCATGTTCTTACTTTAAATATGGTGAACAAACGGTCATCTTGAACTTGAAGATCAAGATGACCCGAAATTGCAAAAGTGAACTGACCTAAATATTGTACACTTTTTGTGCAAATAGATATTTCATTTATGATTTAGACCAAATATATCAAGAGTTCCGCTgcttttttaattatcaatatgATGGACAACGACCATCTTGGGTTTGAATATCAAGATGACCTCAAATTGCAAAAATAACCCCACCAGAAGAATAGACACTGTCTGTGTGATTATTTCTGATTCTTACTAACATATTAAAAGAGATATTGTGAGTTTCGATTTCCAGTATGGCCGCTGGAAGCGATCATGGATTTGGTCCCCTGGTGAAGTTAATCGGAATCTTCTCGAGGTACATGTGGACTAAATTTTATCTAAAGATGCAAAAGATTCACCGTCAAAATGTAGTCCCCGAAAAATAGTCACGGGGAAGCCAAATATGACCCcactatttttcatttaaaagatGTATGTATTTATACCTGGAGGTATACAACACTTGAAAACCATTCCATTAACCGATTTCTAAACATGTGAAAGCGAGCCCGACTTCATCCCTTATCCATAATTTTATAACAAAgcatgatatttgtattttattggaTTACAAGATTGTTATAGCCATTACGTTAAGATGATAAACTTCATTCATGTCACTAATTGCCATAAACATGTATGCTGACCAGTGTAACACTCGTAACGGCATATGAACGAACCAGTTATTAGATTCTGCAAGTCTGATGGTAGAAACACGATAGGCAATagttcatttcttttttaaaaaaaattattacttcTAACATGAACTAATTTTAGGAATTATCtatcatatttaatttatatggatgtttcacatttgaaacgTGACGGGTGTTacacattatataatgtaacaatgtagcggatttcctctctaagactaagttagaattaccaaatgtttgacatctaatagccgatgattaataaatcaatgtactctagttgtgtcgttaaacaaaacaaactttaactttacacaTTATAACATctccacagggaatgccttttttcatactatggaatttattacaagttatttctGACATGATTGGTTTCaaaattgaacacaaaaatagtatgttcgttagttgttgttgtttttttcaaaacacttttacttttcttcttacgtcaaaccaaactgaaattatttacaaaaaaaggaggattggacggactataagaaaaatgaatcaaaaataaatttccaaatttaataaatgaatatataatcgtTTTCATTTAATGTAGCTTACTGTGTACAATTGCTGGACAGTGGCGGttgaaataaagttaaaatgtattttgtttaacgacaccactggagcacattgattaattaatcctcggctattggatgtcaaacatttggtaattctgactcgtaagtcatcagagaaacccgctacatttttcctaatgcagcaagggatattttatatgcacgttcccatagacagcaaagcacataccacggcccttgaccagttgttgcactggttggaacgagaaaaagttGAAATAAAGAGATACATTAGACACTACTGTAGGCAAATATCCAGATTGAGCTACTGCAAATTATATGACCAGAAATGTATTGGATATACAGATTTTCTTATTGTAAGCATGAAAATGtaagtatattataattatattaattaaagtaaCTTGTACTCGCTGAAGAAGTGTTAAAGGAACAATCAGgcaaggtgtttttttaaagaaaggaaaaaaaacaagaaaaaaaacaaaaaaccccaactaaatcaataaaagaaaatctAATACAATACCGCGTGAGAGAAACGTTATTTCTTTAACGCATTCATCATAATATCAtattaagtacatgtaattCAAAACCTAGAACCTAAACGTTTATAACAACATTCATGTTTGTTTACCATAAGATgatacaattataataaatataatttgtgcATATTTATCTTTACAATAAAAGAAGACACAAGGAATGTAACCTATATAGCATGCAACGTGTAGTTCGGGTTATCTGAACAAACatgttttcaacatttttaattttaatttttaaaaccacaGATAATTTACCTGTGAATATCAACGTCGTAATCtttataaagttacaatattaACTGCAAAAATAATTCCCActttgtacatattttatatgtgaCGTTATGAAGTTGTTGTTAGTGACGTCGATTTATTGTTCGTACTTCTGTTACTTTAGTGTCAGTTACGTCATTcttatggtaatattttatct encodes the following:
- the LOC121380791 gene encoding uncharacterized protein LOC121380791, whose amino-acid sequence is MGKGPVERLLLQDEYKETIQENVVVEGQFVEMDQRGEAVNLVWLAMSQNYLYLARRLFPDWDDVDPRQLCLRTNISDDHLDVEGLQLKSIIPISCMKISALDNEYILKVTTKHHQARYFELCTLRGRDKLWRKWLKKVVCLYGDTQDCSSLKLIRHRHASTSSTDIRLVSASEKESNKREKNPLFLLVENTDTSGVCSWTNAVEPARRCGN